The genomic DNA CCGGCTGGTACCCCTATCGAAGACAACTTTGATCATTTAAAAGAATTAATTGCCTACGCAGATCAACGGATTCTTATTTTACCAGGTGGCGGTATTTCCACAGAAAACGTTCAAACTGTGATGGACACTTTAAAAGTCACAGAAGTCCATGGCACAAAAATTGTTTAATTTCTTGTATCTAAAAAAGTGAGGTAGCCGTCGTATTAACGGCTATCTCACTTTTTTGATTTCAAACAAACCAACGAATCCTTTTACCTCAGTCTTATGATAAATAAGTGCAATTTTTTAAACAAAATAACGCATAAACATGCTGGCAATATTGAAATAAATTAATACACTGGTTAAATCACTTAAGGTAGTAATAAACGGGCCACTGGCAACTGCGGGATCAAACCCTAATTTATCCATTAACATTGGGATTAAACTCCCTGCTAAATTCGCCACAGTAATTGCACAGAGCATTGCCATCCCAATCACAAATCCAAGCGGAAGATTATGTTGCCACACGCCAACCACAATCATAATGGTTAAACCTGTCACAGCACCCGTCACTAGTCCCGTGAGCACTTCACTTAAGATTAAGCGACCAAAATTACTATCCTTTTCATCTTTCATAGCCAAACGGCGTACCGCGACCGCCAATGATTGTGTCCCGGCATTGCCGGCTGTTCCGGTAATTAAAGAAATAAAAACGGCTAAAATACTCGCTTCGCTAACTAACGACTCATAATTACTGATTAACGAGGCCGTAGACATCCCTAAAAACAGCAGCGTAATTAACCAAGGTAATCGTTTAGAAGCGGCTTTTAAAGGGTTCTCACTAACTTCTTCAACGTCGACCCCGGCTAAACCAGAGTAGTCGCTAGCGGCCTCATCATCGATAACATCAATAATATCATCAACTGTTACAATCCCCAACAAATGATCATCATAATCTGTAACTGGCACAGCTAAGAAGTCATAGTCACGAATTGTTTGCGCGACATCTTCTTGGTCATCGCCAACATGAACTGAAATAACCCGTTCATTCAAAATATCAGCAATCAAGGTATCATCATCATTAACAATTAAATCCCGCAACGAAATAACGCCGACTAAATGATTTTCTTGGTCGACTACGTAAACGTAATAGATTGTTTCCGCCATGTCCGCTTGATTCTTTAAGACGTACATCGCAGAACGCACTGTTTGATTCGCCACAATCGAAACAAATTCGGTGGTCATAATCGCCCCAGCAGTTTCATCTTCGTAATGAAGTAACTCTTTAATTTCGCCTGCTTCTTCACTACTTAACAAACTAAGATATTTCGCCTTTTGACTTTTGTCTAACATATTTAGTAAATCCACCGCATTATCGGTATACATCTCAGCTAACATATCTGCTGCATAACTTGGACGCATTTCAGCTAAATAATCTTTCATATTCTCATTATCTTCTTCGATAACATCAAACATATCCGCTAGTTCTTTCGGAGATAGGTAATTGTATAAATGTTGTCGGTCTTTTTCATCTAACGATTGGTAAAATTGTCCTTGTTCATAAATGTGTAACGCTAAAAATAGCTCACGAAATTCGTTCATTTGTTGATTTTTTAGCGTTTCTAAAAGAAGGGCAAATTGCTCTTCCATTTCTTGGCCTTCATTCATCTTACACTTTCCCCTCCTGCCT from Enterococcus faecalis includes the following:
- the mgtE gene encoding magnesium transporter; the encoded protein is MNEGQEMEEQFALLLETLKNQQMNEFRELFLALHIYEQGQFYQSLDEKDRQHLYNYLSPKELADMFDVIEEDNENMKDYLAEMRPSYAADMLAEMYTDNAVDLLNMLDKSQKAKYLSLLSSEEAGEIKELLHYEDETAGAIMTTEFVSIVANQTVRSAMYVLKNQADMAETIYYVYVVDQENHLVGVISLRDLIVNDDDTLIADILNERVISVHVGDDQEDVAQTIRDYDFLAVPVTDYDDHLLGIVTVDDIIDVIDDEAASDYSGLAGVDVEEVSENPLKAASKRLPWLITLLFLGMSTASLISNYESLVSEASILAVFISLITGTAGNAGTQSLAVAVRRLAMKDEKDSNFGRLILSEVLTGLVTGAVTGLTIMIVVGVWQHNLPLGFVIGMAMLCAITVANLAGSLIPMLMDKLGFDPAVASGPFITTLSDLTSVLIYFNIASMFMRYFV